A region of Osmerus eperlanus chromosome 9, fOsmEpe2.1, whole genome shotgun sequence DNA encodes the following proteins:
- the galcb gene encoding galactocerebrosidase isoform X2: MLPILVLSVCSSLIFDICTSESYVLDDKIGLGRVFDGIGGLSGGGATSRLLVNYAEPYRSQILDYLFKPNFGASLHILKVEIGGDAQTTDGTEPSHKHYENDENFFRGYEWWLMKEAKRRNPNITLIGLPWAFPGWVGNGKNWPYDFPDITASYVVSWIIGAKQYHDLDIDYVGIWNERNFDSKYIKVLRDMLDKVGLTDLGIIAADGDWGISKALGVDPYLNDAVEVIGAHYPGTNTVMEALKTQKKLWSSEDYSTFNNEVGGGCWARILNQNYVNGMMTATISWNLVASYYSDLPFGRDGLMTAEEPWSGNYVVESPIWISAHTTQFTQPGWSYLQTVGHLAHGGSYVALIDGKGNLTVIIETMTHDHSVCIRPPLLPYDVTSQNATFQLKGSFNHIKELQVWHSRFDFKTKKPFFFKKLSPLTITDSSFTLTLDIDEVYTITTITTGQKGTYPDPPPSAPFPKVYQDDFNVPIHPFSEAPNFADQTGVFEYYMNLTDPGPHLFTMRQVVTQRPVTWAADADQTISVIGDYQWENLTVTCDIFMETVKTGGVYVAARVNKGGGDVRSTRGLFFWVFADGTYKVTNDLAGQTVLAEGQSGTRAFGWHTLTLIVKGDYASGMLNGYTLWKDAVVLTPKNGWAAIGTHAFELAQFDNFAVKAE, from the exons ATGCTACCCATATTAGTTCTCAGTGTATGCAGTAGTTTGATTTTTGATATATGTACTTCTGAAAGCTATGTGTTGGACGATAAAATTGGATTAGGAAGAGTATTTGACGGTATTGGAGGTCTAAGCGGCGGAGGG GCTACATCTCGACTGCTTGTAAATTATGCAGAGCCATACCGCAGCCAGATACTGGACTACCTCTTCAAG CCAAACTTCGGAGCTTCTCTGCACATCCTTAAAGTGGAAATTGGAGGTGATGCTCAGACGACAG ATGGAACCGAGCCATCACACAAGCATTATGAAAACGATGAGAACTTCTTTCGCGGTTACGAGTGGTGGCTGATGAAAGAGGCCAAGAGGAGGAATCCTAACATCACTCTCAttg GGTTACCATGGGCCTTTCCTGGTTGGGTTGGAAATGGAAAAAACTGGCCCTACGACTTTCCTGACATTACTGCATCCTATGTGGTGTCCTGGATTATCGGAGCAAAACAGTACCATGACCTTGACATTGATTATGTTGGG ATTTGGAATGAGCGCAACTTTGACAGCAAGTACATCAAG GTGCTCCGAGACATGTTGGATAAGGTCGGCCTAACCGATCTTGGCATCATCGCCGCAGATGGGGACTGGGGCATCTCAAAAGCCTTGGGTGTAGACCCGTACCTCAACGATGCTGTTGAGGTGATAGG GGCCCACTACCCTGGCACCAACACCGTTATGGAAGCTCTGAAGACCCAGAAAAAGTTGTGGTCGTCTGAGGACTACTCCACCTTCAACAACGAAGTGGGAGGAGGCTGTTGGGCCCGCATCCTTAACCAGAACTATGTGAATGGGATGATGACAGC CACAATATCTTGGAACCTGGTAGCTAGCTACTACTCAGACCTGCCTTTTGGACGAGATGGGCTGATGACAGCAGAGGAGCCCTGGAGTGGGAACTATGTTGTAGAGTCTCCCATTTGGATCTCTG CCCACACCACCCAGTTTACCCAGCCAGGCTGGAGCtacctgcagactgtgggtcACCTGGCCCATGGAGGAAGTTATGTCGCCCTGATCGACGGCAAAGGAAACCTTACTGTCATCATAGAAACCATG ACTCATGATCACTCTGTGTGCATAAGGCCCCCACTGCTGCCCTACGATGTCACTTCCCAGAATGCAACGTTCCAGCTGAAAGGATCTTTC AACCACATCAAGGAACTGCAAGTGTGGCATTCCAGGTTTGACTTCAAGACAAAGAAGCCTTTTTTTTTCAAGAAGCTCAGCCCTCTGACG ATCACTGACAGTTCATTCACCTTGACCCTGGATATTGATGAAGTCTACACAATAACTACCATAACCACTGGCCAGAAAGGGACGTATCCAGATCCACCTCCCTCTGCACCATTCCCTAAAGTTTACCAGGATGACTTTAATGTCC CAATCCATCCCTTCTCTGAAGCGCCCAACTTTGCCGACCAGACAGGCGTATTTGAGTACTACATGAACCTGACAGACCCTGGCCCCCACCTCTTCACCATGCGCCAGGTGGTCACCCAGAGACCAGTCACCTGGGCGGCGGATGCAGACCAGACCATCAGCGTCATTGGAGACTACCAATG GGAGAACCTGACAGTCACCTGTGACATCTTTATGGAAACAGTGAAGACCGGAGGTGTATATGTCGCAGCCAGGGTGAACAAAGGAGGGGGTGACGTTCGCAGTACCAGGGGGTTGTTCTTTTGGGTGTTTGCAGACGGCACTTACAAAGTCACGAATGACCTTG CTGGTCAGACTGTGCTTGCAGAGGGACAGTCTGGAACCAGAGCGTTTGGTTGGCACACATTAACTCTCATTGTCAAG GGTGACTATGCATCAGGAATGCTGAATGGATACACACTATGGAAGGATGCAGTGGTTTTGACACCCAAGAATGGCTGGGCTGCAATAGGGACACATGCCTTCGAGCTGGCACAGTTTGACAACTTTGCTGTGAAGGCAGAGTAA
- the ak7b gene encoding adenylate kinase 7 isoform X1, translated as MAEEIEKTIHRTKRIFINNLDSYSSKCIAKFLSACVVGASLVDSGEVEEEEEKTSQDEHAKVKEGTFQIVGTITNKSEEKRPYVLEEYYQLEREALFQHLLECDVIIYDITEQADQVEEASWAVSALHSEMVQFGDPKMFILLSTVMTWALSKPVDPDDPQIPFTEEDYRRRKAHPNFKEHICLEKLVVKMGKTRRAFFSTYVVASGLKYGMGEKIFHFFFKASWLGDLPKIPVFGEGNNIIPTIHINDLAGVIQNVIDHKPKLNFLVAVDDSKNTIEDIVKAIAVVLGPGKIHQLPKEDAFLICDLQQRDIDALLVSLRMEAVYLKDKFNIHWVCESGLVENIERVVEEYKQTRELLPIRLCILGPPAVGKSIVAERICKHYKVHHISLKAAINETLVNLESLTHVEEGLAEADDSAGGAQDFLDTLRENMDQNGGRLDDQYVIRIMRDKLKSKPCTNQGFVLDSFPKTYEQAKELFCADDDEPEDTKSKIPPYNKKITPDFVLSLDASDDFLKSRVLDLPESVVEGTSYSQEQFLRRLASFRESNVEDETVLNYFDELDIRPIHIEITSSDDQEYLVVMERIINIVGKPKNYGPTSQELEEEERRSAETRLSQQEQQSAEEERKEAEEAEHRAKCWEEWVSWEEWCKRLEEVKKQEHDLLEAQSVPLRSYLMKNVMPTLTQGLIQCCKTRPEDPVDFLAEYLFKSNPQVE; from the exons ATGGCTGAGGAAATAGAGAAAACTATCCATCGCACCAAACGTATTTTTATCAATAACCTTGACTCGTATTCTTCTAAATGTATTGCAAAA TtcttgtctgcctgtgtggTTGGTGCGTCCCTGGTGGACTccggagaggtggaagaggaggaggagaagacgtCCCAAGATGAACACGCCAAAGTCAAGGAGGGCACCTTTCAGATAGTGGGTACTATTACCAACAAGTCTGAAGAGAAGAGACCGTATGTGTTGGAAGAGTATTAT CAACTGGAAAGGGAAGCGCTATTTCAGCACTTGTTGGAGTGTGATGTCATCATTTACGACATCACAGAACAGGCTGACCAAGTAGAAGAGGCCTCGTGGGCTGTATCAG CTCTCCATTCTGAGATGGTCCAGTTTGGTGATCCAAAGATGTTCATCCTCTTGTCCACTGTGATGACCTGGGCACTCAGCAAGCCGGTGGATCCG GATGATCCACAGATTCCTTTCACAGAGGAAGACTACAGGAGAAGGAAGGCCCACCCCAACTTCAAAGAGCACATTTGCTTAGAGAAGCTTGTGGTCAAGATGGGAAAaacg AGGAGAGCATTTTTTTCTACATACGTTGTGGCATCGGGACTCAAGTATGGAATGGGAGAGAAAATATTCCACTTCTTTTTCAAG GCATCCTGGTTGGGAGATTTGCCCAAAATCCCCGTCTTTGGAGAAGGCAACAACATCATTCCGACCATTCACATCAATGACCTTGCAGG CGTGATCCAAAATGTGATTGACCACAAACCAAAACTGAACTTCTTAGTGGCTGTGGATGACTCCAAGAACACCATTGAAGACATTGTCAAG GCGATAGCAGTTGTGCTAGGTCCAGGCAAAATCCATCAACTTCCCAAAGAAGATGCTTTCCTCATCTGCGACCTGCAA CAAAGGGACATAGACGctctcctggtctccctgcGGATGGAGGCAGTCTACCTTAAAGACAAATTCAACATCCACTGGGTGTGTGAATCGGGTCTCGTTGAAAACATTGAGCGTGTAGTGGAGGAATACAAGCAAACTAGGGAACTGCTG CCCATCCGCCTGTGTATCTTGGGCCCACCAGCTGTGGGGAAGAGCATTGTGGCAGAGCGGATCTGCAAGCACTATAAGGTGCACCACATCAGCCTGAAGGCTGCCATCAACGAGACCCTcgtaaatctg GAGTCTCTCACCCACGTCGAGGAGGGCCTCGCAGAGGCGGATGACTCGGCTGGTGGAGCGCAAGACTTCCTGGACACTCTGAGGGAGAACATGGATCAGAATGGAG GTCGACTGGATGACCAGTATGTCATCCGTATCATGAGAGACAAACTGAAATCTAAACCCTGCACAAACCAGGGCTTTGTCCTGGACAGTTTTCCTAAGACCTACGAACAGGCAAAGGAGCTTTTCTGTG CTGATGACGATGAACCCGAAGACACAAAGTCCAAGATTCCGCCTTATAACAAGAAGATCACTCCAG ACTTTGTTTTGTCCCTCGACGCCTCCGATGACTTTCTGAAGAGCCGGGTTCTCGACCTCCCCGAGAGCGTGGTGGAGGGAACCTCCTACTCCCAGGAGCAGTTCCTCCGCCGTCTGGCCAGCTTCCGAGAGAGCAACGTGGAGGACGAGACTGTGCTCAACTACTTTGACGAGCTGGATATCCGCCCCATTCACATAG AGATCACCAGCAGCGATGACCAGGAGTATctggtggtgatggagaggatcATCAACATAGTAGGCAAGCCCAAGAACTATGGCCCCACCagccaggagctggaggaggaggagaggaggagtgctgAGACCAGACTCAGCCAGCAGGAACAGCAGAGcgccgaggaggagaggaaggaggcagaggaggccgAGCATAGGGCCAAGTGCTGGGAGGAGTGGGTGAGCTGGGAGGAGTGG TGTAAGcgtctggaggaggtgaagaagcAGGAGCATGATCTCCTGGAAGCTCAGTCGGTCCCTCTGAGGAGCTACCTGATGAAGAACGTCATGCCCACTCTCACCCAGGGCCTCATCCAGTGTTGCAAAACCAGGCCAGAAGACCCCGTCGACTTCCTG GCCGAGTATCTCTTTAAAAGCAACCCCCAAGTcgagtga
- the ak7b gene encoding adenylate kinase 7 isoform X2: MAEEIEKTIHRTKRIFINNLDSYSSKCIAKFLSACVVGASLVDSGEVEEEEEKTSQDEHAKVKEGTFQIVGTITNKSEEKRPYVLEEYYQLEREALFQHLLECDVIIYDITEQADQVEEASWAVSALHSEMVQFGDPKMFILLSTVMTWALSKPVDPDDPQIPFTEEDYRRRKAHPNFKEHICLEKLVVKMGKTRRAFFSTYVVASGLKYGMGEKIFHFFFKASWLGDLPKIPVFGEGNNIIPTIHINDLAGVIQNVIDHKPKLNFLVAVDDSKNTIEDIVKAIAVVLGPGKIHQLPKEDAFLICDLQQRDIDALLVSLRMEAVYLKDKFNIHWVCESGLVENIERVVEEYKQTRELLPIRLCILGPPAVGKSIVAERICKHYKVHHISLKAAINETLVNLESLTHVEEGLAEADDSAGGAQDFLDTLRENMDQNGGRLDDQYVIRIMRDKLKSKPCTNQGFVLDSFPKTYEQAKELFCADDDEPEDTKSKIPPYNKKITPDFVLSLDASDDFLKSRVLDLPESVVEGTSYSQEQFLRRLASFRESNVEDETVLNYFDELDIRPIHIEITSSDDQEYLVVMERIINIVGKPKNYGPTSQELEEEERRSAETRLSQQEQQSAEEERKEAEEAEHRAKCWEEWCKRLEEVKKQEHDLLEAQSVPLRSYLMKNVMPTLTQGLIQCCKTRPEDPVDFLAEYLFKSNPQVE, translated from the exons ATGGCTGAGGAAATAGAGAAAACTATCCATCGCACCAAACGTATTTTTATCAATAACCTTGACTCGTATTCTTCTAAATGTATTGCAAAA TtcttgtctgcctgtgtggTTGGTGCGTCCCTGGTGGACTccggagaggtggaagaggaggaggagaagacgtCCCAAGATGAACACGCCAAAGTCAAGGAGGGCACCTTTCAGATAGTGGGTACTATTACCAACAAGTCTGAAGAGAAGAGACCGTATGTGTTGGAAGAGTATTAT CAACTGGAAAGGGAAGCGCTATTTCAGCACTTGTTGGAGTGTGATGTCATCATTTACGACATCACAGAACAGGCTGACCAAGTAGAAGAGGCCTCGTGGGCTGTATCAG CTCTCCATTCTGAGATGGTCCAGTTTGGTGATCCAAAGATGTTCATCCTCTTGTCCACTGTGATGACCTGGGCACTCAGCAAGCCGGTGGATCCG GATGATCCACAGATTCCTTTCACAGAGGAAGACTACAGGAGAAGGAAGGCCCACCCCAACTTCAAAGAGCACATTTGCTTAGAGAAGCTTGTGGTCAAGATGGGAAAaacg AGGAGAGCATTTTTTTCTACATACGTTGTGGCATCGGGACTCAAGTATGGAATGGGAGAGAAAATATTCCACTTCTTTTTCAAG GCATCCTGGTTGGGAGATTTGCCCAAAATCCCCGTCTTTGGAGAAGGCAACAACATCATTCCGACCATTCACATCAATGACCTTGCAGG CGTGATCCAAAATGTGATTGACCACAAACCAAAACTGAACTTCTTAGTGGCTGTGGATGACTCCAAGAACACCATTGAAGACATTGTCAAG GCGATAGCAGTTGTGCTAGGTCCAGGCAAAATCCATCAACTTCCCAAAGAAGATGCTTTCCTCATCTGCGACCTGCAA CAAAGGGACATAGACGctctcctggtctccctgcGGATGGAGGCAGTCTACCTTAAAGACAAATTCAACATCCACTGGGTGTGTGAATCGGGTCTCGTTGAAAACATTGAGCGTGTAGTGGAGGAATACAAGCAAACTAGGGAACTGCTG CCCATCCGCCTGTGTATCTTGGGCCCACCAGCTGTGGGGAAGAGCATTGTGGCAGAGCGGATCTGCAAGCACTATAAGGTGCACCACATCAGCCTGAAGGCTGCCATCAACGAGACCCTcgtaaatctg GAGTCTCTCACCCACGTCGAGGAGGGCCTCGCAGAGGCGGATGACTCGGCTGGTGGAGCGCAAGACTTCCTGGACACTCTGAGGGAGAACATGGATCAGAATGGAG GTCGACTGGATGACCAGTATGTCATCCGTATCATGAGAGACAAACTGAAATCTAAACCCTGCACAAACCAGGGCTTTGTCCTGGACAGTTTTCCTAAGACCTACGAACAGGCAAAGGAGCTTTTCTGTG CTGATGACGATGAACCCGAAGACACAAAGTCCAAGATTCCGCCTTATAACAAGAAGATCACTCCAG ACTTTGTTTTGTCCCTCGACGCCTCCGATGACTTTCTGAAGAGCCGGGTTCTCGACCTCCCCGAGAGCGTGGTGGAGGGAACCTCCTACTCCCAGGAGCAGTTCCTCCGCCGTCTGGCCAGCTTCCGAGAGAGCAACGTGGAGGACGAGACTGTGCTCAACTACTTTGACGAGCTGGATATCCGCCCCATTCACATAG AGATCACCAGCAGCGATGACCAGGAGTATctggtggtgatggagaggatcATCAACATAGTAGGCAAGCCCAAGAACTATGGCCCCACCagccaggagctggaggaggaggagaggaggagtgctgAGACCAGACTCAGCCAGCAGGAACAGCAGAGcgccgaggaggagaggaaggaggcagaggaggccgAGCATAGGGCCAAGTGCTGGGAGGAGTGG TGTAAGcgtctggaggaggtgaagaagcAGGAGCATGATCTCCTGGAAGCTCAGTCGGTCCCTCTGAGGAGCTACCTGATGAAGAACGTCATGCCCACTCTCACCCAGGGCCTCATCCAGTGTTGCAAAACCAGGCCAGAAGACCCCGTCGACTTCCTG GCCGAGTATCTCTTTAAAAGCAACCCCCAAGTcgagtga
- the galcb gene encoding galactocerebrosidase isoform X1: protein MLPILVLSVCSSLIFDICTSESYVLDDKIGLGRVFDGIGGLSGGGATSRLLVNYAEPYRSQILDYLFKPNFGASLHILKVEIGGDAQTTDGTEPSHKHYENDENFFRGYEWWLMKEAKRRNPNITLIGLPWAFPGWVGNGKNWPYDFPDITASYVVSWIIGAKQYHDLDIDYVGIWNERNFDSKYIKLLRYTLDKSGLERVKIIASDNQWQPITLSVQLDEELRKAVDVLGAHYPGTNTVMEALKTQKKLWSSEDYSTFNNEVGGGCWARILNQNYVNGMMTATISWNLVASYYSDLPFGRDGLMTAEEPWSGNYVVESPIWISAHTTQFTQPGWSYLQTVGHLAHGGSYVALIDGKGNLTVIIETMTHDHSVCIRPPLLPYDVTSQNATFQLKGSFNHIKELQVWHSRFDFKTKKPFFFKKLSPLTITDSSFTLTLDIDEVYTITTITTGQKGTYPDPPPSAPFPKVYQDDFNVPIHPFSEAPNFADQTGVFEYYMNLTDPGPHLFTMRQVVTQRPVTWAADADQTISVIGDYQWENLTVTCDIFMETVKTGGVYVAARVNKGGGDVRSTRGLFFWVFADGTYKVTNDLAGQTVLAEGQSGTRAFGWHTLTLIVKGDYASGMLNGYTLWKDAVVLTPKNGWAAIGTHAFELAQFDNFAVKAE, encoded by the exons ATGCTACCCATATTAGTTCTCAGTGTATGCAGTAGTTTGATTTTTGATATATGTACTTCTGAAAGCTATGTGTTGGACGATAAAATTGGATTAGGAAGAGTATTTGACGGTATTGGAGGTCTAAGCGGCGGAGGG GCTACATCTCGACTGCTTGTAAATTATGCAGAGCCATACCGCAGCCAGATACTGGACTACCTCTTCAAG CCAAACTTCGGAGCTTCTCTGCACATCCTTAAAGTGGAAATTGGAGGTGATGCTCAGACGACAG ATGGAACCGAGCCATCACACAAGCATTATGAAAACGATGAGAACTTCTTTCGCGGTTACGAGTGGTGGCTGATGAAAGAGGCCAAGAGGAGGAATCCTAACATCACTCTCAttg GGTTACCATGGGCCTTTCCTGGTTGGGTTGGAAATGGAAAAAACTGGCCCTACGACTTTCCTGACATTACTGCATCCTATGTGGTGTCCTGGATTATCGGAGCAAAACAGTACCATGACCTTGACATTGATTATGTTGGG ATTTGGAATGAGCGCAACTTTGACAGCAAGTACATCAAG CTTCTTCGGtacactctggataagagtggtTTGGAGAGGGTAAAAATCATAGCCAGTGATAACCAATGGCAGCCCATAACCTTGTCAGTGCAGCTTGATGAAGAGCTGAGGAAAGCGGTAGACGTCCTAGG GGCCCACTACCCTGGCACCAACACCGTTATGGAAGCTCTGAAGACCCAGAAAAAGTTGTGGTCGTCTGAGGACTACTCCACCTTCAACAACGAAGTGGGAGGAGGCTGTTGGGCCCGCATCCTTAACCAGAACTATGTGAATGGGATGATGACAGC CACAATATCTTGGAACCTGGTAGCTAGCTACTACTCAGACCTGCCTTTTGGACGAGATGGGCTGATGACAGCAGAGGAGCCCTGGAGTGGGAACTATGTTGTAGAGTCTCCCATTTGGATCTCTG CCCACACCACCCAGTTTACCCAGCCAGGCTGGAGCtacctgcagactgtgggtcACCTGGCCCATGGAGGAAGTTATGTCGCCCTGATCGACGGCAAAGGAAACCTTACTGTCATCATAGAAACCATG ACTCATGATCACTCTGTGTGCATAAGGCCCCCACTGCTGCCCTACGATGTCACTTCCCAGAATGCAACGTTCCAGCTGAAAGGATCTTTC AACCACATCAAGGAACTGCAAGTGTGGCATTCCAGGTTTGACTTCAAGACAAAGAAGCCTTTTTTTTTCAAGAAGCTCAGCCCTCTGACG ATCACTGACAGTTCATTCACCTTGACCCTGGATATTGATGAAGTCTACACAATAACTACCATAACCACTGGCCAGAAAGGGACGTATCCAGATCCACCTCCCTCTGCACCATTCCCTAAAGTTTACCAGGATGACTTTAATGTCC CAATCCATCCCTTCTCTGAAGCGCCCAACTTTGCCGACCAGACAGGCGTATTTGAGTACTACATGAACCTGACAGACCCTGGCCCCCACCTCTTCACCATGCGCCAGGTGGTCACCCAGAGACCAGTCACCTGGGCGGCGGATGCAGACCAGACCATCAGCGTCATTGGAGACTACCAATG GGAGAACCTGACAGTCACCTGTGACATCTTTATGGAAACAGTGAAGACCGGAGGTGTATATGTCGCAGCCAGGGTGAACAAAGGAGGGGGTGACGTTCGCAGTACCAGGGGGTTGTTCTTTTGGGTGTTTGCAGACGGCACTTACAAAGTCACGAATGACCTTG CTGGTCAGACTGTGCTTGCAGAGGGACAGTCTGGAACCAGAGCGTTTGGTTGGCACACATTAACTCTCATTGTCAAG GGTGACTATGCATCAGGAATGCTGAATGGATACACACTATGGAAGGATGCAGTGGTTTTGACACCCAAGAATGGCTGGGCTGCAATAGGGACACATGCCTTCGAGCTGGCACAGTTTGACAACTTTGCTGTGAAGGCAGAGTAA